The Ruficoccus amylovorans genome has a segment encoding these proteins:
- the proC gene encoding pyrroline-5-carboxylate reductase, protein MAKVVFLGAGRMASAIVSGLIRKQLYRPDDIACTCGDDDTGPELAKTTGIGFSRDLASLLPEADIMVLACKPQQFSALDEGLTALTGGKLVLSILAGTTLERLGKKFPQVRNLVRAMPNTPGQIGAGATAFASSHILSDADKTAVEGILGALGLTVALPESQLDAVTALSGSGPAYVFEFTKAMEEAGVALGLERATAAVLAKQTVLGSALLMDASTEDPETLRKHVTSPGGTTQAALESFQGNKLRAIVTEALTAARDRSVELSQL, encoded by the coding sequence ATGGCAAAAGTGGTTTTCCTCGGTGCCGGCAGAATGGCTTCGGCCATCGTCTCCGGCCTCATCCGCAAACAGCTCTACCGGCCCGATGACATCGCCTGCACCTGCGGCGACGACGACACCGGCCCCGAACTGGCGAAAACAACCGGCATCGGCTTTTCCCGCGACCTGGCCTCCCTCCTCCCGGAGGCGGACATCATGGTCCTCGCCTGCAAGCCGCAGCAGTTCAGCGCCCTCGACGAGGGGCTGACCGCGCTCACCGGCGGCAAGCTCGTCCTTTCCATCCTCGCGGGCACCACCCTGGAGCGGCTCGGGAAGAAATTCCCGCAGGTGCGCAACCTCGTGCGCGCCATGCCCAACACCCCCGGCCAGATCGGCGCGGGCGCGACCGCTTTTGCCTCCAGCCACATCCTCTCGGACGCGGACAAGACCGCCGTGGAGGGCATCCTCGGAGCGCTCGGACTCACCGTCGCCCTGCCCGAAAGCCAGCTCGACGCCGTGACCGCGCTCAGCGGCTCCGGCCCGGCCTATGTTTTCGAGTTCACCAAGGCGATGGAGGAGGCCGGTGTCGCCCTCGGCCTGGAGCGCGCGACCGCCGCCGTGTTGGCCAAGCAGACCGTGCTCGGCTCGGCCCTGCTCATGGATGCTTCGACCGAAGACCCCGAAACCCTGCGCAAGCACGTCACCTCCCCCGGCGGCACCACCCAGGCCGCGTTGGAATCTTTTCAGGGGAACAAACTGCGCGCCATCGTGACCGAGGCCCTGACCGCGGCCAGGGACCGCTCGGTCGAACTTTCCCAGCTTTAG
- a CDS encoding bifunctional 5,10-methylenetetrahydrofolate dehydrogenase/5,10-methenyltetrahydrofolate cyclohydrolase: MELIDGNAISKQVQADVAAEVASLMGQPCVTFIRVGEDPASVSYVNKKQRIAAEVGIESRLCVLPESTTQEELFLIIDELNADPGVHGILVQAPLPAHMNEREVFNRVSPLKDVDGFNAANIGKLCQEDPSAFVACTPAGIIELLKRSGVQTKGKNVAVVGRSLIVGKPVSLLLMMKAEFGDATVTVCHSRTQNLPAIVSQADIVVAAIGRAKFITADMIKEGAVVIDVGINRVEDASRKSGYRLVGDVDFEAVAPMCSAITPVPGGVGPMTVAMLMKNTLKAFKLSQS; encoded by the coding sequence ATGGAATTGATTGACGGTAACGCGATCTCAAAGCAGGTGCAGGCCGACGTGGCCGCCGAAGTCGCCTCCCTCATGGGGCAACCCTGCGTCACCTTTATCCGCGTGGGCGAAGACCCGGCTTCGGTCTCCTACGTGAACAAAAAGCAGCGCATCGCCGCCGAAGTCGGCATCGAAAGCCGCCTGTGCGTGCTGCCCGAAAGCACCACCCAGGAGGAGCTTTTCCTCATCATCGACGAGTTGAACGCCGACCCCGGCGTGCACGGCATCCTCGTGCAGGCCCCCCTGCCCGCGCACATGAACGAGCGCGAAGTCTTTAACCGCGTCTCCCCGCTCAAGGACGTGGACGGCTTCAACGCCGCCAACATCGGCAAGCTCTGCCAGGAAGACCCGAGCGCCTTCGTGGCCTGTACCCCGGCGGGCATTATCGAACTGCTCAAGCGCTCCGGCGTCCAGACCAAGGGTAAAAACGTCGCCGTGGTCGGGCGCAGCCTCATCGTGGGCAAGCCCGTCTCGCTCCTGCTCATGATGAAGGCCGAGTTCGGGGACGCCACCGTCACCGTCTGCCACTCGCGCACCCAGAACCTGCCCGCTATCGTCTCGCAGGCCGACATCGTTGTCGCGGCCATCGGGCGGGCGAAGTTCATCACCGCCGACATGATCAAGGAAGGCGCGGTCGTGATCGACGTGGGTATCAACCGCGTGGAAGACGCCAGCCGCAAGAGCGGTTACCGCCTGGTGGGTGACGTGGATTTCGAAGCCGTCGCGCCCATGTGCAGCGCCATCACACCGGTCCCCGGCGGGGTCGGCCCCATGACCGTGGCCATGCTGATGAAGAACACGCTCAAGGCTTTCAAGCTGAGCCAGTCCTAG
- a CDS encoding RDD family protein, whose amino-acid sequence MPDPTPPGLPRGSSLPPLLPQPRLAGMGVRMLAFLMDFVLVFFFTLFLLVKVLLPQYHYEGMQEFIATIDGYAASVEEAQLNGEEPPPVPQPTADSPMVAMLAYAWEKAMLIFWIYFGLVEALFKGSTLGKRTFGLRTVKAESGQPAHFFESVLRGAVKTLALLFPIPLPMLWWINYFVPFFNRRRRAGHDFICRTVVVAE is encoded by the coding sequence ATGCCCGACCCGACCCCGCCCGGATTGCCCAGAGGCTCTTCCCTGCCTCCGCTGCTGCCTCAGCCGCGGCTGGCAGGCATGGGTGTGCGGATGCTGGCCTTCCTGATGGACTTCGTGCTGGTGTTTTTCTTCACCCTGTTCCTGCTGGTAAAGGTCCTGCTGCCTCAGTACCACTACGAGGGGATGCAGGAGTTCATCGCAACTATCGACGGCTACGCCGCCTCCGTCGAGGAAGCCCAGCTCAACGGCGAGGAGCCGCCGCCCGTCCCCCAGCCCACCGCCGACAGCCCGATGGTCGCCATGCTCGCCTACGCCTGGGAAAAGGCCATGCTCATCTTCTGGATCTACTTCGGGCTGGTGGAGGCGCTGTTCAAGGGATCGACTCTGGGCAAGCGCACCTTCGGCCTGCGCACGGTCAAGGCCGAGAGCGGCCAGCCCGCGCATTTCTTCGAGTCCGTGCTGCGCGGCGCGGTCAAGACCCTCGCCCTGCTCTTCCCCATCCCGCTGCCCATGCTGTGGTGGATCAACTACTTCGTCCCCTTCTTCAACCGCCGTCGCCGGGCCGGGCACGACTTCATCTGCCGCACAGTGGTGGTCGCGGAGTAA
- a CDS encoding response regulator yields MKPAKILVVDDQPINIKLLQRKLEREGYAVQTAYNGLECLEAVKTGAPDLILLDVMMPEMDGIEACQRLKENEDTKAIPIIFITAKSSKEGKLEGLSAGGVDYITKPIDLDETLARVKTQLRLQEIFRANMDLQMRLADSRKTAAIGAITQGIAHNLNNLLGVVVGYLDLLKNGFDSPDMVQRSVTLMDQAISRMVNIIRQLSTIATNERVALVPLNLQDLLEASITRFKEEYGVDTVVTISNDLPEDFCVDTNAEVIESIIGKLLINAWEAYPKNEPNENREVWLETELLDVNDSQRLLIKVNDDGTGIPANIRDTVFEPFITSKTSVGRGLGLTMARHAIRNLRGDLDLQERPGGGTCAVLSYPIIQTISGQLAGQSIG; encoded by the coding sequence GTGAAGCCCGCTAAAATACTCGTTGTCGACGACCAGCCCATCAACATCAAGCTGCTCCAGCGCAAGCTCGAACGCGAAGGCTACGCCGTACAGACCGCCTACAACGGGCTGGAGTGCCTCGAAGCGGTCAAGACCGGTGCCCCCGACCTGATCCTGCTCGACGTCATGATGCCCGAGATGGACGGCATCGAGGCTTGCCAGCGCCTGAAGGAAAACGAGGACACCAAGGCTATTCCCATCATTTTCATCACCGCCAAGTCCTCCAAGGAGGGCAAGCTGGAAGGGCTCAGCGCCGGAGGCGTGGACTACATCACCAAGCCCATCGACCTCGACGAGACCCTCGCCCGCGTAAAGACCCAACTGCGCCTGCAGGAGATTTTCCGCGCCAACATGGACCTGCAGATGCGCCTGGCCGACTCGCGCAAGACCGCCGCCATCGGAGCCATCACCCAGGGCATCGCCCACAACCTGAACAACCTGCTCGGCGTCGTCGTCGGCTACCTCGACCTGCTCAAGAACGGCTTCGACAGCCCGGACATGGTCCAGCGCAGCGTCACCCTGATGGATCAGGCCATCAGCCGAATGGTCAACATCATCCGGCAGTTGAGCACCATCGCCACCAACGAGCGCGTCGCCCTCGTCCCGCTCAACCTCCAGGACCTGCTTGAGGCCAGCATCACGCGCTTCAAGGAGGAGTACGGGGTGGATACCGTGGTTACCATTTCCAACGACCTGCCCGAAGATTTCTGCGTGGACACCAACGCCGAGGTCATCGAGAGCATTATCGGCAAGCTGCTCATCAACGCCTGGGAGGCTTACCCGAAAAACGAGCCCAACGAAAACCGCGAAGTCTGGCTCGAAACCGAGCTGCTCGACGTCAACGACAGCCAGCGCCTGCTGATCAAGGTCAACGACGACGGCACGGGCATCCCGGCGAATATCCGCGACACGGTTTTCGAGCCCTTCATCACCAGCAAGACTTCGGTCGGGCGCGGCCTCGGGCTGACCATGGCCCGCCACGCCATCCGCAACCTGCGCGGTGACCTCGACCTGCAAGAGCGCCCGGGCGGCGGCACCTGCGCCGTGCTCAGCTACCCGATCATCCAGACGATTTCCGGCCAACTGGCCGGACAGTCCATCGGCTAA
- the rfaD gene encoding ADP-glyceromanno-heptose 6-epimerase: MSSLEKGRILVTGGAGFIGSGLVWALNRRGLDNIIISDFLGEDEKFKNLVPLRYADYVEADDLIDELEDFDDIRTIFHLGACSATTERDCRYLVHNNYDYTKVMAEWALHNGCRFVYASSAATYGDGAEGMDDKDPDLSRLRPLNMYGYSKHMFDLYAQRHGFLDQIVGLKYFNVFGPNEDHKGDMRSVVHKAYAQILETGRVGLFKSYHPDYADGEQMRDFLYVKDAVEMTIHLAETAKAGGLYNLGSGQANTWKTLVTPIFEALDLPVQIDFIDMPETLRPKYQYFTQADTARLLDSGYGGTQWPLAEAVTDYVKNYLSGDKRLDPGIA, from the coding sequence ATGAGTTCTCTCGAAAAAGGACGTATCCTCGTCACCGGCGGCGCCGGCTTCATCGGCAGCGGGCTGGTCTGGGCGCTCAACCGCCGCGGCCTCGACAACATTATCATCAGCGATTTCCTCGGCGAGGACGAGAAGTTCAAGAACCTCGTCCCCCTCCGCTACGCCGACTATGTTGAGGCCGACGACCTCATCGACGAGTTGGAGGACTTCGACGACATCCGGACGATTTTCCACCTCGGTGCCTGCTCCGCCACCACCGAGCGCGACTGCCGCTACCTCGTCCACAACAACTACGACTACACCAAGGTCATGGCCGAGTGGGCCCTCCACAACGGCTGCCGCTTCGTTTACGCCTCCAGCGCCGCCACCTACGGGGACGGGGCCGAGGGCATGGACGACAAGGATCCCGACCTCTCCCGCCTGCGCCCGCTCAACATGTACGGCTACTCCAAGCACATGTTCGACCTCTACGCGCAGCGCCACGGCTTCCTCGACCAGATCGTCGGCCTGAAGTATTTTAATGTCTTCGGCCCGAACGAAGACCACAAGGGTGACATGCGCAGCGTCGTCCACAAGGCCTACGCCCAGATCCTGGAGACCGGGCGCGTCGGCCTCTTCAAAAGCTACCACCCCGACTACGCCGACGGGGAGCAGATGCGCGACTTCCTTTACGTCAAGGACGCCGTTGAGATGACGATCCACCTGGCCGAAACGGCCAAGGCTGGCGGCCTCTACAACCTCGGCTCAGGCCAGGCCAACACCTGGAAAACCCTTGTCACGCCGATCTTTGAAGCCCTCGACCTGCCCGTGCAGATCGACTTCATCGACATGCCCGAGACCCTGCGCCCGAAGTACCAGTACTTCACGCAGGCCGACACCGCCCGGCTGCTCGACTCCGGCTATGGCGGCACGCAGTGGCCGTTGGCCGAGGCCGTCACCGACTACGTCAAAAATTACCTTTCCGGCGACAAGCGGCTCGACCCCGGCATTGCCTGA
- the pyrE gene encoding orotate phosphoribosyltransferase — MSETQNEVLSIFKETGALLTGHFVLRSGLHSGHFFQCARVCERMKQVTRLAELLLEKVGADTFDTVVAPAMGGLVIGQEVARQADARFLFVEKVDDKLALRRNFKIEPGERILVVEDVITRGGRVREALDIVKAEGGNCVGVAVLVDRSQGQTTFEVPLTSLLELSFPTYEADKLPPELAALPASKPGS; from the coding sequence ATGTCCGAGACTCAGAACGAAGTTTTAAGCATTTTCAAGGAAACCGGCGCCCTGCTCACGGGGCACTTTGTGCTGCGCAGTGGGCTGCACAGCGGGCACTTTTTCCAATGCGCGCGGGTGTGCGAGCGGATGAAGCAAGTCACCCGGCTGGCCGAGCTGCTGCTGGAAAAGGTCGGCGCGGACACCTTCGACACGGTGGTGGCCCCGGCTATGGGCGGGCTCGTCATCGGGCAGGAAGTCGCCCGGCAGGCCGATGCGCGGTTTCTTTTCGTCGAAAAAGTGGACGACAAACTCGCCCTGCGGCGCAATTTCAAGATCGAGCCGGGCGAGCGCATCCTCGTCGTCGAGGACGTGATCACACGCGGCGGTCGTGTGCGCGAGGCGCTCGACATCGTCAAGGCCGAGGGCGGCAACTGCGTCGGCGTAGCCGTGCTGGTAGACCGCAGCCAGGGCCAGACGACCTTTGAGGTGCCGCTGACTTCGCTGCTGGAGCTGAGCTTCCCCACCTACGAGGCCGACAAGCTCCCCCCCGAACTCGCCGCCCTCCCCGCCTCCAAGCCCGGGTCGTGA